The proteins below come from a single Flammeovirga agarivorans genomic window:
- a CDS encoding transglycosylase SLT domain-containing protein: protein MSYDKSKPSDYDGMFQKAADAHGVSYDLLRKLSFNESSFNPKAVSKTGPKGIMQFTKATAQSMGLNVTDGDDDGRYNPELAIDAGAKLLSSLVKKYNGDELKAALAYNQGEGPE from the coding sequence ATGAGCTACGACAAGTCCAAACCTAGTGACTACGACGGTATGTTCCAGAAGGCAGCAGACGCACACGGTGTTAGTTATGACCTGCTGCGTAAACTGTCCTTCAACGAATCATCCTTCAACCCTAAGGCCGTCTCTAAGACTGGCCCTAAGGGCATCATGCAGTTCACCAAAGCGACTGCCCAGAGCATGGGCCTTAACGTGACCGATGGTGATGACGATGGGCGCTACAATCCAGAGTTAGCCATTGACGCCGGGGCTAAGTTACTCAGCAGCCTCGTTAAGAAGTACAACGGGGATGAGCTGAAAGCTGCCCTAGCGTACAACCAAGGGGAAGGCCCAGAGAT